One Paralichthys olivaceus isolate ysfri-2021 chromosome 8, ASM2471397v2, whole genome shotgun sequence genomic region harbors:
- the tecrb gene encoding trans-2,3-enoyl-CoA reductase b isoform X1 — MDALALEATSVKKTTNGTVAVAPLLAQAPVKRKPAKKAKKAVVFFEVEILDAKTKDKLCFLDKVEPNATIGEIKSMFHKSHPQWYPARQSIRLDPKGKSLKDEDVLQHLPVGTTATFYFRDLGAQISWVTVFLTEYTGPLVIYLMFYFRVPFIYAPKYDFTTSKHWVVHLACMCHSFHYVKRLLETLFVHRFSHGTMPLRNIFKNCTYYWGFAAWMAYYINHPLYTPPSEFYGEQQIRLALIIFLFCQIGNFSIHIALRNLRPPGSKTRKIPYPTKNPFTWIFLLVSCPNYTYELGSWLGFTVMTQCLPVAFFTLVGFIQMTVWAKGKHRSYLKEFRDYPPLRSPILPFIL; from the exons ATGGATGCACTAGCACTAGAGGCCACCAGCGTCAAAAAGACGACCAACGGGACAGTGGCGGTGGCCCCGCTGCTGGCTCAAGCCCCGGTCAAACGCAAACCTGCCAAAAAAGCTAAAAaggctgttgttttctttgaggtGGAGATACTGGACGCCAAGACCAAGGACAAGCTCTGCTTCCTGGACAAG GTCGAGCCAAATGCCACTATTGGGGAAATCAAGTCTATGTTCCACAAGAGCC ATCCTCAGTGGTACCCAGCACGACAGTCCATCCGCCTCGATCCCA agGGGAAGTCTCTGAAGGACGAGGATGTTCTGCAGCATCTTCCTGTGGGAACCACAGCAACCTTCTACTTCAGAGACCTGGGAGCTCAGATCAGCTGGGTCACG gtCTTTCTGACAGAGTACACTGGTCCTCTGGTCATCTACTTGATGTTCTACTTCAGGGTTCCTTTCATTTATGCACCTAAATATGATTTTACCACCAGCAAACACTGGGTCGTACA TCTCGCCTGCATGTGTCACTCCTTCCACTACGTCAAGAGACTTCTGGAGACACTGTTTGTCCACCGCTTCTCTCACGGAACGATGCCGCTACGCAACATCTTTAAG aaCTGTACGTACTACTGGGGCTTCGCGGCATGGATGGCCTATTACATCAACCACCCGCTGTACACGCCGCCCAGTGAGT TCTATGGGGAGCAGCAGATAAGACTGGCCCTCATCATATTCTTG ttCTGTCAGATCGGCAACTTTTCCATTCACATCGCTCTCCGGAACCTCCGTCCACCAG GCTCTAAGACCAGGAAGATTCCATATCCAACCAAGAACCCCTTCACCTGGATCTTCCTGCTGGTCTCCTGCCCCAACTACACCTATGAG CTGGGCTCCTGGCTTGGCTTCACCGTCATGACACAGTGTCTCCCAGTGGCCTTCTTCACTTTGGTGGGTTTCATCCAGATGACCGTCTGGGCCAAAGGGAAGCATCGCAGCTACCTGAAGGAATTCCGCGACTACCCTCCCCTCCGCTCACCCATCCTGCCCTTCATCCTGTAG
- the tecrb gene encoding trans-2,3-enoyl-CoA reductase b isoform X2, producing MDALALEATSVKKTTNGTVAVAPLLAQAPVKRKPAKKAKKAVVFFEVEILDAKTKDKLCFLDKVEPNATIGEIKSMFHKSHPQWYPARQSIRLDPKGKSLKDEDVLQHLPVGTTATFYFRDLGAQISWVTVFLTEYTGPLVIYLMFYFRVPFIYAPKYDFTTSKHWVVHLACMCHSFHYVKRLLETLFVHRFSHGTMPLRNIFKNCTYYWGFAAWMAYYINHPLYTPPIYGEQQIRLALIIFLFCQIGNFSIHIALRNLRPPGSKTRKIPYPTKNPFTWIFLLVSCPNYTYELGSWLGFTVMTQCLPVAFFTLVGFIQMTVWAKGKHRSYLKEFRDYPPLRSPILPFIL from the exons ATGGATGCACTAGCACTAGAGGCCACCAGCGTCAAAAAGACGACCAACGGGACAGTGGCGGTGGCCCCGCTGCTGGCTCAAGCCCCGGTCAAACGCAAACCTGCCAAAAAAGCTAAAAaggctgttgttttctttgaggtGGAGATACTGGACGCCAAGACCAAGGACAAGCTCTGCTTCCTGGACAAG GTCGAGCCAAATGCCACTATTGGGGAAATCAAGTCTATGTTCCACAAGAGCC ATCCTCAGTGGTACCCAGCACGACAGTCCATCCGCCTCGATCCCA agGGGAAGTCTCTGAAGGACGAGGATGTTCTGCAGCATCTTCCTGTGGGAACCACAGCAACCTTCTACTTCAGAGACCTGGGAGCTCAGATCAGCTGGGTCACG gtCTTTCTGACAGAGTACACTGGTCCTCTGGTCATCTACTTGATGTTCTACTTCAGGGTTCCTTTCATTTATGCACCTAAATATGATTTTACCACCAGCAAACACTGGGTCGTACA TCTCGCCTGCATGTGTCACTCCTTCCACTACGTCAAGAGACTTCTGGAGACACTGTTTGTCCACCGCTTCTCTCACGGAACGATGCCGCTACGCAACATCTTTAAG aaCTGTACGTACTACTGGGGCTTCGCGGCATGGATGGCCTATTACATCAACCACCCGCTGTACACGCCGCCCA TCTATGGGGAGCAGCAGATAAGACTGGCCCTCATCATATTCTTG ttCTGTCAGATCGGCAACTTTTCCATTCACATCGCTCTCCGGAACCTCCGTCCACCAG GCTCTAAGACCAGGAAGATTCCATATCCAACCAAGAACCCCTTCACCTGGATCTTCCTGCTGGTCTCCTGCCCCAACTACACCTATGAG CTGGGCTCCTGGCTTGGCTTCACCGTCATGACACAGTGTCTCCCAGTGGCCTTCTTCACTTTGGTGGGTTTCATCCAGATGACCGTCTGGGCCAAAGGGAAGCATCGCAGCTACCTGAAGGAATTCCGCGACTACCCTCCCCTCCGCTCACCCATCCTGCCCTTCATCCTGTAG
- the tecrb gene encoding trans-2,3-enoyl-CoA reductase b isoform X3: protein MKHYEVEILDAKTKDKLCFLDKVEPNATIGEIKSMFHKSHPQWYPARQSIRLDPKGKSLKDEDVLQHLPVGTTATFYFRDLGAQISWVTVFLTEYTGPLVIYLMFYFRVPFIYAPKYDFTTSKHWVVHLACMCHSFHYVKRLLETLFVHRFSHGTMPLRNIFKNCTYYWGFAAWMAYYINHPLYTPPSEFYGEQQIRLALIIFLFCQIGNFSIHIALRNLRPPGSKTRKIPYPTKNPFTWIFLLVSCPNYTYELGSWLGFTVMTQCLPVAFFTLVGFIQMTVWAKGKHRSYLKEFRDYPPLRSPILPFIL, encoded by the exons gtGGAGATACTGGACGCCAAGACCAAGGACAAGCTCTGCTTCCTGGACAAG GTCGAGCCAAATGCCACTATTGGGGAAATCAAGTCTATGTTCCACAAGAGCC ATCCTCAGTGGTACCCAGCACGACAGTCCATCCGCCTCGATCCCA agGGGAAGTCTCTGAAGGACGAGGATGTTCTGCAGCATCTTCCTGTGGGAACCACAGCAACCTTCTACTTCAGAGACCTGGGAGCTCAGATCAGCTGGGTCACG gtCTTTCTGACAGAGTACACTGGTCCTCTGGTCATCTACTTGATGTTCTACTTCAGGGTTCCTTTCATTTATGCACCTAAATATGATTTTACCACCAGCAAACACTGGGTCGTACA TCTCGCCTGCATGTGTCACTCCTTCCACTACGTCAAGAGACTTCTGGAGACACTGTTTGTCCACCGCTTCTCTCACGGAACGATGCCGCTACGCAACATCTTTAAG aaCTGTACGTACTACTGGGGCTTCGCGGCATGGATGGCCTATTACATCAACCACCCGCTGTACACGCCGCCCAGTGAGT TCTATGGGGAGCAGCAGATAAGACTGGCCCTCATCATATTCTTG ttCTGTCAGATCGGCAACTTTTCCATTCACATCGCTCTCCGGAACCTCCGTCCACCAG GCTCTAAGACCAGGAAGATTCCATATCCAACCAAGAACCCCTTCACCTGGATCTTCCTGCTGGTCTCCTGCCCCAACTACACCTATGAG CTGGGCTCCTGGCTTGGCTTCACCGTCATGACACAGTGTCTCCCAGTGGCCTTCTTCACTTTGGTGGGTTTCATCCAGATGACCGTCTGGGCCAAAGGGAAGCATCGCAGCTACCTGAAGGAATTCCGCGACTACCCTCCCCTCCGCTCACCCATCCTGCCCTTCATCCTGTAG
- the tecrb gene encoding trans-2,3-enoyl-CoA reductase b isoform X4: MKHYEVEILDAKTKDKLCFLDKVEPNATIGEIKSMFHKSHPQWYPARQSIRLDPKGKSLKDEDVLQHLPVGTTATFYFRDLGAQISWVTVFLTEYTGPLVIYLMFYFRVPFIYAPKYDFTTSKHWVVHLACMCHSFHYVKRLLETLFVHRFSHGTMPLRNIFKNCTYYWGFAAWMAYYINHPLYTPPIYGEQQIRLALIIFLFCQIGNFSIHIALRNLRPPGSKTRKIPYPTKNPFTWIFLLVSCPNYTYELGSWLGFTVMTQCLPVAFFTLVGFIQMTVWAKGKHRSYLKEFRDYPPLRSPILPFIL, encoded by the exons gtGGAGATACTGGACGCCAAGACCAAGGACAAGCTCTGCTTCCTGGACAAG GTCGAGCCAAATGCCACTATTGGGGAAATCAAGTCTATGTTCCACAAGAGCC ATCCTCAGTGGTACCCAGCACGACAGTCCATCCGCCTCGATCCCA agGGGAAGTCTCTGAAGGACGAGGATGTTCTGCAGCATCTTCCTGTGGGAACCACAGCAACCTTCTACTTCAGAGACCTGGGAGCTCAGATCAGCTGGGTCACG gtCTTTCTGACAGAGTACACTGGTCCTCTGGTCATCTACTTGATGTTCTACTTCAGGGTTCCTTTCATTTATGCACCTAAATATGATTTTACCACCAGCAAACACTGGGTCGTACA TCTCGCCTGCATGTGTCACTCCTTCCACTACGTCAAGAGACTTCTGGAGACACTGTTTGTCCACCGCTTCTCTCACGGAACGATGCCGCTACGCAACATCTTTAAG aaCTGTACGTACTACTGGGGCTTCGCGGCATGGATGGCCTATTACATCAACCACCCGCTGTACACGCCGCCCA TCTATGGGGAGCAGCAGATAAGACTGGCCCTCATCATATTCTTG ttCTGTCAGATCGGCAACTTTTCCATTCACATCGCTCTCCGGAACCTCCGTCCACCAG GCTCTAAGACCAGGAAGATTCCATATCCAACCAAGAACCCCTTCACCTGGATCTTCCTGCTGGTCTCCTGCCCCAACTACACCTATGAG CTGGGCTCCTGGCTTGGCTTCACCGTCATGACACAGTGTCTCCCAGTGGCCTTCTTCACTTTGGTGGGTTTCATCCAGATGACCGTCTGGGCCAAAGGGAAGCATCGCAGCTACCTGAAGGAATTCCGCGACTACCCTCCCCTCCGCTCACCCATCCTGCCCTTCATCCTGTAG
- the ndufb7 gene encoding NADH dehydrogenase [ubiquinone] 1 beta subcomplex subunit 7: protein MGAHLVRRYITETDTEPDPAKKYEFDPQFGFDGRKEREMVASQEQMNLAQLPLEQRDYCAHHLLKLMKCKRDNWPNFLACKHEKHDWDYCEHQDYVMRMKEYERERRLQLRKKRIEAKAEAA, encoded by the exons ATGGGGGCTCACCTGGTGAGACGGTACATCACCGAGACGGACACCGAACCGGACCCGGCGAAGAAGTACGAGTTCGATCCGCAGTTCGGCTTCGATGGGCGGAAAGAGAGAG aAATGGTAGCGAGCCAGGAGCAGATGAACTTGGCCCAGCTGCCTTTGGAGCAGAGGGACTACTGTGCTCATCATCTCCTGAAACTGATGAAGTGCAAGAGAGACAACTGGCCCAACTTCCTGGCCTGCAAGCACGAGAAACATGACTGGGACTACTGTGAACACCAGGA CTATGTGATGCGAATGAAGGAGTacgagagggagaggaggctccagctgaggaagaagagaatcGAGGCCAAGGCTGAAGCCGCATAA
- the LOC109627242 gene encoding transitional endoplasmic reticulum ATPase: protein MPGSGGADPKGEDFSTAILKQKHRPNRLVVDENVSDDSSIVSLSQNKMEELQLFRGDTVVLRGRKQRQTVCIVLSDDTCGEERIRLNRVTRSNLRVRLGDVISIHACSDIKYGKKIHVLPIDDTIEGLTGSLFDVFLKPYFLEAYRPIHKDDIFLVRGSMRAVEFKVVETDPSPHCIVAPDTVIYCEGEPIKREDEEENLNDIGYDDIGGCRKQLAQIKEMVELPLRHPGLFKAIGVKPPRGILLYGPAGTGKTLVARAVANETGAFFFLINGPEIMSKLAGESESNLRKAFEEAEKNAPAIIFIDELDAIAPKREKTHGEVERRIVSQLLTLMDGLKQRAHVVVMAATNRPNSVDAALRRFGRFDREIDIGIPDSTGRLEILQIHTKNMKLSDDIDIEKIARETHGHVGADLAALCSEAALQAIRKKMTLIDLEDESIDADLLNSLAVTMDDFQWALSQSNPSALRETVAEVPQVNWEDIGGLDEVKRELQELVQYPVEYPDKFLKFGMTPSRGVLFYGPPGCGKTLLAKAIAHECQANFISIKGPEMLTMWFGESEANVRDVFDKARQAAPCILFFDELDSIAKSRGGGGGDASGAADRVINQILTEMDGMSDKKNVFIIGATNRPDIIDSAILRPGRLDQLIYIPLPDKLSRSAILNANLRKSPVARDVDLALLSDITDGFSGADLTEICQRACKLAIREAIEAEIKAERQRQNRPDIPMDEDFDPVPEIRKDHFEEAMRFARRSVSDNDIRKYEMFAQTLQQSRGFGNFRFPSATGTRSGDQGSGSDSGRPNLYREEGEEDLYH from the exons ATGCCGGGCtcaggaggagcaga CCCGAAGGGAGAAGATTTCTCCACGGCCATCCTGAAGCAGAAACACAGGCCCAACAGACTTGTGGTGGATGAAAATGTCAGTGACGACAGCAGCATTGTCAGCctgtcacag AACAagatggaggagctgcagctcttcaggGGGGACACGGTGGTGCTGAGGGGGCGGAAACAACGTCAGACTGTGTGCATCGTCCTGAGTGACGACACCTGTGGGGAAGAACGGATCCGGCTGAATCGTGTGACGCGCAGCAACCTGAGAGTCCGCcttggtgatgtcatcag tATCCACGCCTGCAGTGACATCAAGTATGGAAAAAAGATCCACGTCCTCCCGATAGACGATACCATCGAGGGCCTGACTGGGAGCCTCTTCGATGTTTTCCTAAAACCGTATTTCCTGGAAGCTTACCGGCCCATACACAAAG ATGACATCTTCCTGGTCAGGGGCAGCATGCGGGCAGTGGAGTTCAAGGTTGTGGAGACGGACCCCAGTCCTCACTGCATCGTCGCCCCTGACACCGTCATATACTGTGAGGGGGAGCCAATCAAAAGAGAG gacgaggaggagaacCTCAATGACATCGGCTATGACGACATCGGAGGCTGTCGGAAGCAGCTGGCCCAGATTAAAGAGATGGTTGAACTTCCTCTCAGGCACCCGGGTCTCTTCAAGGCAATTGGAGTTAAG ccCCCCAGAGGCATCCTGCTGTATGGCCCTGCAGGTACAGGGAAGACCCTGGTGGCCCGAGCCGTAGCTAACGAAACTGGtgccttcttcttcctcattaATG GTCCTGAGATCATGAGCAAGCTGGCGGGAGAGTCTGAGAGCAACCTGAGAAAGGCGtttgaggaggcagagaaaaatGCTCCAGCCATCATCTTTATTGATGAGCTGGATGCAATCGCTCCCAAGAGAGAGAAG accCACGGTGAGGTGGAGAGGCGTATCGTGTCCCAGCTCCTGACCCTGATGGATGGCCTGAAGCAAAGAGCTCACGTGGTTGTCATGGCAGCAACAAACCGACCGAACAGCGTGGACGCTGCCCTGAGACGCTTTG gcaggTTTGACCGGGAAATTGACATCGGGATTCCAGATTCTACAGGCAGACTGGAGATCCTGCAGATTCACACCAAGAACATGAAGCTGTCTGATGACATCGACATTGAGAAG ATCGCCAGAGAGACCCACGGACATGTGGGCGCCGATCTGGCTGCTCTGTGCTCAGAAGCTGCTCTGCAAGCCATCCGCAAGAAGATGACTCTCATAGACCTGGAGGATGAATCCATCGATGCTGACCTGCTCAACTCACTGGCCGTCACCATGGATGACttccag TGGGCGCTGAGTCAGAGCAACCCATCGGCTCTGAGAGAGACCGTTGCAGAGGTGCCTCAGGTCAACTGGGAGGACATCGGTGGACTGGATGAGGTCAAGAGAGAGCTACAAGAGCTTGTTCAG TACCCAGTTGAGTATCCAGACAAGTTCCTGAAGTTTGGGATGACGCCGTCTCGTGGTGTGTTGTTCTACGGTCCTCCAGGCTGTGGGAAAACCCTCCTGGCTAAGGCTATTGCTCACGAGTGCCAGGCCAACTTTATCTCCATAAAAGGCCCTGAGATGCTCACCATGTGGTTCGGAGAATCAGAGGCCAATGTCAGAGATGTTTTTGATAAG GCCAGACAGGCAGCCCCCTGCATCTTGTTTTTCGACGAGTTAGACTCCATTGCCAAATCCAGAGGAGGCGGTGGTGGGGACGCAAGTGGTGCCGCCGACAGAGTCATCAATCAGATCCTCACAGAGATGGACGGCATGTCCGACAAAAAGAATGTTTTCATCATTGGTGCCACAAACAGACCCGACATCATAGACTCGGCCATCCTGCGGCCGGGCCGTTTGGACCAGCTCATCTATATCCCGCTCCCAGACAAGCTATCTCGCTCCGCCATCCTGAACGCCAACCTGCGCAAATCCCCTGTTGCACGA GATGTGGATCTGGCGTTACTGTCTGACATCACAGATGGCTTCTCTGGAGCTGACCTGACAGAAATCTGCCAGCGAGCTTGCAAACTGGCCATCCGTGAGGCCATTGAGGCTGAGATCAAGGCGGAGCGTCAGAGGCAGAACAGACCAGACATCCCCATG GATGAGGACTTTGATCCAGTCCCTGAGATCAGAAAGGACCACTTTGAAGAGGCAATGCGATTTGCCCGTCGCTCTGTCAGTGACAATGACATCCGCAAGTATGAGATGTTTGCTCAAACTCTGCAACAGAGCCGAGGTTTTGGAAActtcag gtTCCCCTCTGCTACTGGTACTCGGTCTGGAGATCAGGGGTCAGGCTCCGATTCAGGGAGGCCAAATCTCTACAGAGAAGAAGGCGAAGAGGATCTCTATCATTGA